One Candidatus Hydrogenedens sp. DNA window includes the following coding sequences:
- the nuoF gene encoding NADH-quinone oxidoreductase subunit NuoF, whose protein sequence is MSPFRSHVLICAGAGCVASGSMEVSSAFSEALAKHGLNDEIQVVHTGCLGPCAIGPVVVIYPDAIFYQGVKTTDVEDIVVEHLLKGRPVSRLNFKSTTTSQIIPALQEIGFFKQQTKIVLRNCGIIDPTKIEEYIARDGYQALAKVLTKMTPQQVVEEVKKSGLRGRGGAGFPTGIKWELTQKAPGDKKYVLCNADEGDPGAFMDRSVLEGDPHSVIEAMIIAGYAIGSDQGYIYVRAEYPLAVERLNIAIGQAKELGLLGKNIMGTGFNFDLEIRMGSGAFVCGEETALMRSIEGKRGEPRPRPPFPAYKGLWEKPSLLNNVETYANIPVIILKGADWFASIGTAKSKGTKVFALAGAVNNTGLVEIPIGTPLGEIIYDIGGGIPRGKQFKAAQIGGPSGGCIPKQYLNVPVDYESLQELGAIMGSGGLIVMDEDTCMVDMARFFLDFVQDESCGKCVPCRVGTKRMLEIVTRICEGRGEEGDIEKLIELGKQIKDASLCGLGQTAPNPVLSAIRHFREEFEIHIREHKCPAGVCPSLVRAPCMSACPANVYIPGFVSLISEKRYAEALRVHRDQNPFASVCARVCFYTCEDKCRRATLDEAVSIRGLKRFMVEQEVTIQLPEIRENEQNLRKKIAIIGAGPAGLTCAYFLARLGYQPRVFESAPRPGGMLVQTIPAYRLPREELAREIRMIERMGVVIETEKALGRDFTLQSLRDDGYEAIFIGIGAPSGQKLRIPGEDAEGVVEAIDFLREYNLRGSVPVGKNVVIIGGGNAAIDAARTAIRLGAKKATILYRRTREEMPAYKEEIEEAVNEGVILKMLVTPLEILTENGKVVGVKCQHMWLGEYDRSGRRRPEAKSGEEPFVEEADQVIAAIGQTVDLKRYLDGLNVKLTPSGFLWVDQLYGQTSIEWLFAGGDISSGPSSVAEAIGAGERAAVGIDKYLTGEEHAFWREPYMVDTEFDPDSDPVDFPRAKMKLLPVEKRVHNFNEVEIPFTETLAVREARRCLRCDYRETKISLKTQH, encoded by the coding sequence ATGAGTCCATTTCGAAGTCATGTATTAATCTGTGCAGGTGCAGGATGCGTGGCATCAGGCTCGATGGAAGTCAGTTCCGCCTTTTCGGAGGCACTTGCAAAACATGGGCTAAATGATGAAATTCAGGTAGTCCATACAGGATGTTTGGGACCCTGTGCTATAGGTCCTGTGGTCGTAATTTACCCAGATGCTATTTTTTATCAGGGTGTCAAAACAACAGATGTTGAAGATATTGTTGTTGAGCATCTGTTAAAAGGGCGACCTGTCAGTCGTTTGAATTTCAAATCCACAACCACATCACAAATTATCCCTGCCTTACAGGAAATAGGTTTCTTTAAGCAGCAGACCAAAATTGTTTTACGGAACTGCGGTATTATAGACCCCACAAAAATTGAAGAATATATCGCGAGAGATGGGTATCAAGCTTTAGCAAAAGTATTGACAAAAATGACTCCACAACAAGTAGTGGAGGAAGTGAAAAAATCAGGACTTCGGGGAAGAGGTGGTGCAGGATTCCCAACAGGTATAAAATGGGAATTAACCCAGAAAGCCCCGGGTGATAAAAAGTATGTTCTTTGCAATGCTGATGAAGGTGACCCGGGAGCGTTTATGGACAGAAGTGTTTTGGAAGGTGACCCCCATAGTGTTATTGAGGCTATGATTATAGCGGGATATGCTATAGGTTCTGACCAGGGGTATATTTATGTTCGGGCTGAGTATCCATTAGCAGTAGAAAGGCTTAATATTGCGATTGGTCAGGCAAAGGAATTAGGATTGTTAGGGAAAAATATAATGGGGACGGGCTTTAATTTCGATTTAGAAATACGGATGGGTTCAGGGGCTTTTGTGTGCGGTGAAGAAACAGCACTTATGCGTTCTATAGAAGGAAAGAGAGGCGAACCTCGTCCGCGTCCACCGTTCCCTGCATATAAAGGTTTATGGGAAAAGCCCAGTTTATTAAATAATGTAGAAACTTATGCAAATATTCCTGTTATTATCCTAAAAGGTGCCGATTGGTTTGCGTCTATAGGAACTGCTAAGAGTAAAGGAACTAAAGTATTTGCATTAGCGGGTGCAGTTAACAATACAGGTCTGGTAGAAATACCCATTGGAACACCTTTAGGAGAGATTATTTATGATATTGGTGGTGGAATTCCTCGTGGTAAACAATTCAAAGCGGCACAAATTGGGGGTCCTTCCGGTGGGTGTATACCCAAGCAATATTTAAATGTTCCTGTTGATTATGAGTCTTTACAAGAATTGGGAGCCATTATGGGTTCAGGTGGTTTAATTGTTATGGATGAAGACACTTGTATGGTAGATATGGCTCGTTTCTTCCTTGACTTTGTTCAAGACGAATCCTGTGGAAAATGTGTGCCATGCCGTGTTGGAACCAAAAGGATGTTAGAAATTGTAACGAGAATTTGTGAGGGTCGAGGAGAGGAAGGTGATATTGAAAAACTAATAGAGTTGGGGAAACAAATTAAAGATGCTTCTTTATGTGGTTTAGGACAGACAGCCCCAAATCCTGTCCTTTCTGCAATTCGTCATTTCCGTGAGGAATTTGAAATACACATTCGTGAACATAAATGTCCCGCGGGTGTCTGTCCGTCCCTTGTCCGTGCTCCTTGTATGAGTGCTTGCCCTGCGAATGTTTACATCCCGGGTTTTGTTTCATTAATATCTGAAAAAAGATATGCAGAAGCACTTCGTGTTCATCGCGACCAAAATCCTTTCGCTTCGGTTTGTGCCCGTGTGTGTTTCTATACTTGTGAGGATAAATGTAGAAGAGCCACTCTTGATGAAGCCGTATCTATTCGCGGATTAAAACGGTTTATGGTAGAACAGGAAGTTACAATACAATTGCCTGAAATCCGTGAAAATGAACAAAATCTTCGTAAGAAAATTGCTATCATAGGGGCAGGTCCGGCGGGTCTTACCTGTGCTTATTTCCTTGCACGATTGGGCTATCAACCTCGTGTATTCGAATCAGCACCCAGACCCGGTGGTATGTTAGTGCAAACAATACCTGCATATCGTTTACCCAGAGAAGAGTTGGCTCGTGAGATTCGTATGATAGAAAGAATGGGTGTTGTTATTGAAACAGAAAAAGCCTTAGGTCGTGATTTTACATTACAAAGCCTTCGTGATGATGGTTATGAGGCTATTTTCATTGGTATAGGTGCTCCCTCTGGACAAAAATTAAGAATTCCAGGCGAAGATGCAGAAGGAGTTGTCGAGGCAATAGATTTCCTTCGTGAATACAACCTTCGTGGTTCTGTTCCGGTAGGTAAGAATGTTGTTATTATAGGTGGTGGCAATGCAGCTATTGACGCGGCAAGAACAGCCATTCGTTTAGGTGCTAAAAAGGCGACGATTCTCTATCGCAGAACAAGAGAAGAAATGCCTGCCTATAAAGAAGAAATCGAAGAAGCGGTTAACGAAGGCGTAATTTTGAAAATGTTAGTCACTCCACTGGAAATTTTAACAGAAAATGGAAAAGTTGTTGGTGTGAAATGTCAACACATGTGGTTAGGAGAATATGACCGTTCTGGTAGAAGAAGACCCGAAGCAAAATCAGGTGAAGAACCTTTTGTTGAAGAAGCCGACCAGGTTATAGCGGCGATAGGTCAGACTGTTGATTTGAAACGGTATCTTGATGGATTAAATGTTAAATTAACTCCTTCCGGCTTTTTGTGGGTTGACCAATTATACGGACAAACCTCTATAGAATGGTTATTTGCAGGTGGTGATATTAGTTCTGGACCTTCCTCTGTAGCAGAAGCAATTGGTGCTGGAGAAAGGGCAGCAGTAGGCATTGATAAATATCTTACTGGTGAAGAACATGCTTTCTGGAGAGAACCGTATATGGTTGATACAGAATTTGACCCAGATTCTGACCCTGTAGATTTCCCAAGAGCAAAAATGAAACTTCTGCCTGTTGAAAAGCGAGTTCATAACTTCAATGAAGTAGAAATTCCGTTTACAGAAACATTAGCCGTAAGAGAGGCTCGCCGTTGCTTACGTTGTGATTATCGTGAAACAAAAATAAGTTTAAAAACACAACATTAA